In 'Nostoc azollae' 0708, the following are encoded in one genomic region:
- a CDS encoding helix-turn-helix domain-containing protein: protein MERTREKFVIGGLEFALKDGENPPKPKKLDEKQEAFLIATACSNPPEGRVRWTMQLLAEHLVKVGIIDCISDETIRQTLKKMKLNCG from the coding sequence GTGGAAAGGACAAGAGAAAAGTTTGTGATTGGTGGATTAGAGTTTGCTTTAAAGGATGGGGAAAATCCACCAAAACCCAAAAAATTAGATGAAAAACAAGAAGCATTTTTGATTGCGACTGCTTGTTCTAATCCGCCAGAAGGAAGAGTGCGTTGGACAATGCAATTATTAGCGGAGCATTTAGTGAAGGTTGGTATCATAGATTGCATTTCAGACGAAACAATACGCCAAACTCTAAAAAAAATGAAATTAAACTGTGGTTAA
- a CDS encoding D-Ala-D-Ala carboxypeptidase family metallohydrolase, which translates to MRITSGYRPPQVNKSVSGVSNSQHIYFHALDMQPLNEDFGKLSEVLKASLFTGLGDAVFMGRNKAFFHGDTRPSGRIIFPYQ; encoded by the coding sequence ATTAGAATCACTTCTGGTTACCGTCCACCGCAGGTAAATAAGAGTGTTAGTGGCGTTAGTAACAGCCAACACATTTACTTTCACGCCCTGGATATGCAGCCCCTGAATGAAGATTTTGGCAAACTTTCGGAAGTGTTAAAAGCTTCTCTATTTACAGGTTTGGGAGATGCTGTATTCATGGGGCGCAATAAAGCATTTTTTCATGGAGATACTAGACCTAGTGGCAGAATTATTTTCCCTTATCAATAG